The Macaca fascicularis isolate 582-1 chromosome 11, T2T-MFA8v1.1 genome includes a region encoding these proteins:
- the NRIP2 gene encoding nuclear receptor-interacting protein 2, whose protein sequence is MWNLRSPRVQLSECALDWVFPAGVSLPLQQSREIGDDAAAPEHYLFLSSFPPAGTLLLEGELQHRTETGRKKQRGLGDAPLSSPRPTPPAGAMSTKQEARRDEGEARTRGQEAQLRDRAHLSQQRRLKQATQFLHKDSADLLPLDSLKRLGTSKDLQPHSVIQRRLVEGNPNWLQGESPRVQALIHGQESRRRTSRTEIPALLVNCKCQDLLLRVALDTGTQYNRISAGCLSRLGLEKKVLKASAGDLAPGPPTQVEQLELQLGQETVVCSAQVVDVESPEFCLGLQTLLSLKCCIDLERGVLRLKAPFSELPFLPLYQEPGQ, encoded by the exons atgtggaaccTCAGGAGCCCCCGTGTGCAGCTGTCTGAGTGTGCACTG GACTGGGTTTTTCCAGCCGGAGTCTCACTCCCTCTACAGCAATCTCGGGAAATTGGAGACGACGCGGCTGCTCCTgaacattatttatttctttcctctttccctcccgcGGGGACCCTCCTGTTGGAAGGAGAGCTGCAGCACAGGACGGAGACAGGCAGGAAGAAGCAGAGAGGACTCGGTGACGCCCCCCTGAGCAGCCCCCGGCCCACTCCTCCAGCAGGGGCCATGAGCACCAAGCAGGAAGCCAGGAGAGATGAGGGAGAAGCCAGGACGAGGGGGCAGGAGGCACAGCTTCGAGACCGAGCCCACCTGAGCCAGCAGCGCCGGCTCAAACAGGCCACCCAGTTCCTGCACAAGGACTCGGCCGACCTGCTCCCGCTGGACAGCCTCAAGAGGCTCGGCACCTCCAAGGATTTG CAGCCGCACAGTGTGATCCAAAGACGCCTGGTAGAGGGAAACCCGAATTGGCTTCAGGGGGAGTCTCCCCGGGTGCAGGCCCTGATTCATGGCcaggagagcaggaggaggacCAGCAGGACAGAGATTCCAGCTCTTCTGGTCAACTGCAAG TGCCAGGACCTGCTGCTTAGAGTGGCCTTGGACACAGGCACCCAATACAATCGGATCTCTGCTGGATGTCTCAGCCGCCTGGG GTTAGAGAAGAAGGTCCTAAAAGCCTCAGCTGGGGACCTGGCCCCTGGGCCCCCAACCCAGGTGGAGCAGTTGGAGCTACAGCTGGGGCAGGAGACCGTGGTGTGCTCGGCACAGGTGGTGG ATGTTGAGAGTCCTGAATTCTGCCTGGGCCTGCAGACTCTGCTTTCTCTCAAG TGCTGCATCGACCTGGAGCGCGGAGTGCTGCGGCTGAAAGCCCCGTTCTCAGAGCTGCCCTTCCTGCCTCTGTACCAAGAACCTGGCCAGTGA